In Theileria parva strain Muguga chromosome 4 map unlocalized ctg_529, whole genome shotgun sequence, one DNA window encodes the following:
- the Sprtn gene encoding SprT-like family protein, translating into MADDVIDVDSSESDCSFEEFNIYEWFMYYNNLCFDGSLDRVQLSWSKRMTRCAGICQYKPIGFCHIRLSESLLRYRSATECKETLLHEMIHAYIFLNKLDFLFGHGPKFIWHMKRVNEITGLNVTVSHQFHDEVNYYRKHIWRCDGICRFKPPYFGYVKRSTNRNPGPNDFWWKKHETECGGKFIKISNDLNVSTKKRVNRDKKIHTNTIEQYFNKRKRSLADLGSVSSPIIIDED; encoded by the exons atggCAGACGATGTGATTGATGTGGATTCCAGTGAATCTGACTGTTCCTTCGAggaatttaacatttacgAATGGTTTATGTACTATAATAACCTTTGTTTCGACGGGTCTCTTGACAGAGTCCAGTTATCCTGGAGTAAGAGGATGACTAGATGTGCAGGAATTTGTCAATACAAg CCCATAGGATTTTGCCATATTAGGCTTAGCGAATCTCTACTTAGATACAGATCAGCTACAGAATGCAAG GAGACTTTATTACATGAGATGATCCACGCGTATATCTTTTTGAACAAATTAGACTTTCTATTTGGACACGGACCT aaaTTTATTTGGCATATGAAGAGAGTTAATGAGATTACGGGTCTCAACGTAACTGTGTCCCACCAATTTCACGATGAAGTTAACTACTACCGTAAACACATTTGGAGATGTGAc gGTATTTGCAGATTCAAACCGCCTTATTTTGGATATGTTAAACGTTCCACTAATAGGAATCCAGGTCCAAATGACTTTTGGT GGAAAAAACACGAAACTGAATGCGGTGgcaaatttattaaaatttctaatGATTTGAATGTGTCAACTAAAAAACGAGTCAACAGAG ataaaaaaattCACACAAACACTATTGAgcaatattttaataaaagaAAACGAAGTTTGGCGGATTTAGGCTCAGTAAGCTCTCCAATTATTATTGACGaagattaa
- a CDS encoding WD domain G-beta repeat protein produces MALYHLANICGSQYSGGRICFNPDASCVLAPVGNRINIYDLQTNKSSTLSSETRTNIVLIANHPSKPLSILVDDNGFGYILNLIRDKIVHRLQFKSSTNISTAESKGYNSLNTQKKRLIHASFSPYGKYFAVSIQKKLLVWLSPDEKLSWRMTLHLEITGHMDNINSLDWSKDSKYICTSSKDLTVRLWCVEPDDTFVPVAFVDHRRSVKAAFFTDDMNRICSVSKEGVIIIWKRTDLTNGDNAAKLIGSRSKNNFLKKSNKLNDSKHSENQQSWIRETKGYCNQPANSTVSVVTFNSNIGLFVVGFTGGTFGLYNIPELTTIYTLKIGEQIPVIDSVDITSDGQWIALACSQTGTIVVWEWKSETFVMKQQAHLGGVRCCSFSYGSNLDRLGSLAENKQDFDRALSSKNLGMGTRFLVATGGFDGKVKLWDNNTGLCYVTLTEHSASVEAIAFTPQGNALISASLDGTVRCFDLFRFKNFRVLTATRTQYTSVAVDGSGTIVAAGTKGDTNSVFIWQIQTGKVLDELVGHTAPVTSVSFHPHPSYNGFLVSSSWDNTIKIWNVFGRKDKAGSVESVLNSSSVISTAFDPRGNSILAASVLSGQILFWDLDNVEQIGSIDGLRDIQPGRHYTEAFSAINIKKDPHSINRNNYFNSLSYSSCGTMIVCTAKNSPHVAVYSTENYLLLHVFTLTRNDSLSGVKRFLSSKYMTEYGFSVHELDLSDEEIFEDSRKLSRIQAHKSLPGVEVGEFKVTQDRFNVWEVNYSPDGRQFAVSTSQGVFIYSLDVTRNVEYTNQMLKSVHNFQPQIITKSVTKSSILSHLEKNDFVGAFILALAMNNFKIMLKAYEAVPTGKIASVVSSLDSTLVLVLLNFIRNVLNTYSTNGTTHLGLHLVWLSTIFSIHQNTLSNYSGSQTSTESLSDLRTMMLLLLRQIRESRANILGLLASNAYSFDYLCNLK; encoded by the exons atGGCGTTGTACCATTTAGCTAACATCTGCGGCTCACAGTATTCAGGAGGAAGGATCTGTTTTAATCCTGATG CGTCCTGTGTTTTGGCTCCAGTAGGAAATCGcataaatatatatgaTTTACAAACAAATAAAAGTTCAACACTCAGTTCTGAAACTAGAACTAACATTGTACTAATAGCAAATCATCCTTCAAAACCACTGTCAATTCTTGTTGATGATAATG GATTCGgatatatattaaaccTAATTAGAGATAAAATAGTCCATAGACTACAATTTAAATCTTCAACTAACATTTCTACTGCTGAAAGTAAGGGATACAACTCTTTAAA CACACAAAAGAAAAGACTAATCCACGCAAGTTTTAGCCCATATGGGAAATACTTTGCCGTTTCAATTCAGAAGAAACTACTT GTTTGGTTATCTCCGGATGAGAAGTTAAGTTGGAGGATGACACTGCACCTGGAAATTACAGGGCATATggataatattaacagtTTAGACTGGTCAAAAGATTCTAAGTACATTTGTACAAGTTCAAAAGATTTGACAGTTAGGCTTTGGTGTGTAGAGCCTGATGACACCTTTGTGCCAGTGGCATTTGTAGATCACAGAAGATCAGTTAAGGCAGCTTTTTTCACAGATGATATGAACAGAATTTGTAGTGTATCCAAAGAAGGcgttataataatttggaaGCGAACAGATTTAACAAACG GGGATAATGCAGCAAAACTGATAGGATCAAggagtaaaaataactttcTAAAGAAATCAAACAAGTTAAATGATTCCAAACACTCAG AAAATCAACAATCGTGGATTAGAGAAACTAAAGGATATTGCAACCAGCCCGCAAATTCGACA GTGTCAGTGGTTACTTTTAACTCCAATATCGGATTATTTGTTGTTGGCTTCACAGGTGGAACATTTGGCCTATATAATATTCCTGAACTGACAACCATTTACACACTCAAAATAGGAGAACAAATTCCAGTCATTGACTCAGTTGACATAACAAGTGACGGCCAGTGGATTGCACTAGCTTGTTCACAAACCGGTACCATAGTAGTGTGGGAATGGAAAAGTGAGACTTTTGTAATGAAACAACAGGCTCACCTGGGAGGAGTGAGATGTTGTTCATTTTCATATGGTTCCAATCTGGACAGATTGGGCAGTCTGGCAGAAAATAAGCAGGATTTCGATAGAGCACTTTCTAGTAAAAATTTGGGAATGGGAACAAGATTCCTAGTAGCAACTGGGGGTTTTGATGGAAAAGTTAAACTCTGGGACAACAATACAGGTCTATGCTATGTAACACTGACTGAACACAGCGCTTCAGTAGAAGCTATCGCATTCACACCTCAG GGAAATGCACTGATATCAGCTTCCTTGGATGGAACCGTTAGATGTTTTGACCTGTTTAGGTTCAAAAACTTTAGAGTCCTGACTGCAACCAGAACTCAATATACAAGTGTTGCAGTTGACGGATCAGGAACAATAGTAGCCGCAGGAACTAAGGGTGATACAAACTCAGTGTTCATATGGCAAATACAAACTGGGAAGGTTTTAGATGAGCTTGTAGGGCACACTGCTCCCGTAACATCAGTTTCATTCCATCCGCATCCTTCATACAACGGATTCCTAGTATCATCGTCATGGGATAACACAATCAAG aTTTGGAATGTTTTTGGCAGAAAAGATAAGGCAGGATCGGTTGAGTCAGTACTTAACTCTTCAAGTGTAATATCAACAGCGTTTGATCCAAGGGGAAATTCAATATTGGCAGCATCAGTACTAAGCGGACAAATTCTTTTCTGGGATTTAGATAACGTAGAg cAAATTGGGTCAATTGACGGATTAAGGGATATACAGCCTGGAAGACACTACACAGAGGCATTTTCAGCAATAAACATAAAGAAGGATCCACATAGTATTAACAGAAATAACTATTTCAACTCACTTTCATATTCTTCATGTGGAACAATGATAGTCTGTACAGCTAAAAACTCGCCTCATGTAGCAGTTTATAGCACAGAAAACTATCTTCTTCTGCATGTGTTCACCTTGACAAGGAACGACTCGCTATCAGGTGTAAAGAGGTTTCTGAGTTCTAAATATATGACTGAGTATGGGTTTTCAGTACACGAGCTTGATCTCTCAGACGAGGAGATCTTTGAGGATTCAAGGAAGTTGAGTAGAATCCAGGCCCATAAGTCTCTACCAGGAGTAGAAGTGGGAGAGTTTAAAGTGACCCAGGATCGATTTAATGTTTGGGAAGTTAACTATTCACCAGATGGAAGACAGTTTGCAGTTTCAACTTCTCAAGgtgtatttatatactcTCTGGACGTTACAAGGAATGTTGAGTACACAAACCAAATGCTTAAGTCGGTTCACAACTTCCAGCCTCAAATTATAACAAAAAGTGTAACCAAATCGTCAATCCTATCACACCTTGAGAAGAATGACTTTGTAGGCGCCTTCATATTGGCACTTGCAATGaataactttaaaataatgcTAAAGGCCTATGAAGCTGTTCCAACAGGTAAAATAGCCTCTGTGGTTTCTTCACTTGACTCCACGCTTGTTTTGGTACTGCTTAACTTTATCAGGAATGTGCTTAACACCTACTCCACTAACGGAACTACGCATTTAGGACTTCACCTTGTGTGGCTCAGTACGATTTTCTCAATTCACCAGAATACTCTGTCTAATTATTCAGGCTCGCAAACATCCACAGAGTCGCTTTCCGATTTAAGGACTATGATGTTGTTGCTACTCAGGCAAATCAGGGAATCTAGGGCGAACATCCTGGGACTCCTCGCTTCAAACGCCTATTCCTTTGATTATTTGTGTAATTTAAAGTGA